From the genome of Halictus rubicundus isolate RS-2024b chromosome 2, iyHalRubi1_principal, whole genome shotgun sequence, one region includes:
- the Nhe3 gene encoding na[+]/H[+] hydrogen exchanger 3 isoform X10, translated as MAVRGGARIFLLIILCIIVLESCNGAATDIELDAKAQLLHRLDSLNLLLYTFLLILTVLTIWTFKHRRLRFLHETGLAVIYGLIIGAIIRYGFTTSSTILHMPVVPDNSSKYNQSVPPDTLWLRFPEDKGGGTIKNKTFAYSFRGEIYKQDNEIDLKATFDPEIFFNIILPPIIFHAGYSLKRKYFFRNLGAILMYALIGTTISAFVIGALMYAFVQLIPHLSDSFTFLDTLYFGALISPTDPLTIISIFNDLHVDVNLYALVFGESVLNDAVAIVLSGSIQNYGERYQSGSGGFETVAFFQAFGDFVGIFSLSLFIGATMGCITALLTKFTRVRDFPLLESALFVLMSYSTFLIAEASDLTGVVAVLFCGICQAHYTYNNLSPDSRQRTKQLFELLNFLAENFIFSYIGVSMFTFPKHHFDPGFIFAGFLCALLGRAANVYPLSFILNLARKPKISLNYQHMLFFAGLRGAMSFALAIRNTVSDARQAMLTTTSLIVILTVIFQGGGTTQFLSWFNIPVGVDEEIEGLSHNGMRSSGGEGGFGDLDIRRERSPSYNSMQDGSLPGSSAKPNEKALLARIWGDFDTRYMKPLLTHSRPTLLETLPVCCGPLARILTTTQQMTEDDAIRKIDSDSDFCLEDREMERRRTSVQPMLAVSM; from the exons ATGGCAGTGAGAGGTGGTGCACGAATTTTTCTCCTTATAATTTTGTGTATTATCGTGTTAGAATCATGTAACGGAGCCGCGACAGACATTGAATTAGATGCTAAAGCACAGTTGTTACATAGGCTTGATAGCTTGAATCTTCTACTATACACatttctattaatattaacTGTTTTAACAATATGGACATTTAAGCATCGTCGACTTAGATTCCTCCATGAAACTGGTCTAGCTGTCATTTACG GGTTAATTATAGGAGCAATAATTCGTTATGGCTTTACAACAAGTAGCACCATTCTTCATATGCCTGTTGTGCCAGACAACAGTAGTAAATACAATCAATCAGTTCCTCCAGACACATTATGGTTACGCTTCCCAGAAGATAAGGGTGGTGGcactattaaaaataaaacatttgctTATTCGTTTAGAGGAGAAATTTACAAACAGGATAATGAGATTGATTTAAAG GCCACCTTTGAtcctgaaatatttttcaatattattttacctCCAATTATTTTTCATGCTGGTTATAGCTTAAAACGA aaatatttcttTAGAAATTTAGGAGCAATTCTTATGTATGCTTTAATTGGAACAACAATTTCAGCATTTGTTATAGG AGCTTTGATGTATGCCTTTGTACAATTAATACCACACCTTTCTGACTCATTCACATTTTTGGATACTTTATACTTTGGAGCATTAATATCACCCACAGATCCTTTAACTATAATCTCTATTTTTAATGATTTACATGTAGATGTAAATTTGTATGCATTGGTATTCGGGGAAAGTGTTTTAAATGACGCAGTTGCTATTGTACTCAGTGG TTCTATACAGAACTATGGAGAACGTTACCAATCAGGTTCAGGTGGATTTGAAACTGTAGCCTTTTTCCAAGCATTTGGTGACTTTGTTGGAATATTCAGTTTATCATTATTTATTGGTGCCACAATGGGCTGTATTACAGCTTTGTTAACTAAATTTACTAGAGTCCGAGATTTTCCTTTGCTGGAATCAGCATTATTTGTTTTAATGTCTTATAGCACCTTCTTAATTGCAGAGGCATCCGATCTTACAG GCGTGGTTGCTGTCTTATTTTGTGGTATATGTCAGGCACATTATACTTACAACAATTTAAGCCCCGACTCGCGTCAAAGAACAAAACAATTGTTCGAACTTCTGAATTTTTTAGctgaaaattttatattcagTTACATCGGTGTCTCGATGTTTACCTTTCCGAAACATCACTTTGATCCAGGATTTATTTTTGCAGGATTT TTATGCGCACTATTAGGCCGTGCAGCAAATGTGTATCCATTATCGTTTATATTAAATTTGGCGCGAAAgccaaaaatttcattaaattaccAACACATGTTGTTTTTTGCTGGATTAAGAGGCGCTATGAGTTTCGCTTTAGCCATCAGGAATACTGTGTCAGACGCCCGACAAGCTATGCTGACAACAACAAGCTTAATTGTAATTCTGACAGTCATTTTCCAAGGTGGAGGAACAACTCAGTTTTTGAGTTGGTTTAATATACC AGTCGGGGTGGATGAAGAAATAGAAGGATTATCGCATAATGGAATGCGTAGT TCTGGAGGCGAAGGTGGCTTTGGAGATCTGGACATACGTAGGGAGCGAAGTCCTTCG TATAATTCTATGCAGGATGGGTCATTACCAGGCAGTAGTGCAAAACCTAATGAAAAAGCATTACTTGCCAGGATCTGGGGTGATTTTGATACTCGCTACATGAAGCCGCTCCTTACACACTCCAGACCTACGTTACTGGAGACACTACCTGTATGTTGTGGTCCTCTGGCAAGGATTCTTACAACAACGCAGCAAATGACAGAG GATGACGCAATTAGAAAAATAGATTCAGATTCAGATTTTTGTCTTGAAGATCGTGAAATGGAACGACGAAGGACTAGTGTTCAACCG